The Patescibacteria group bacterium genome window below encodes:
- a CDS encoding YidC/Oxa1 family membrane protein insertase, translating into MLHVFWHDFLYTPLLNFLIWLYNGPAFGNLGVAIIYLTIIIRIVLLPFTVVSERSKILYGKLSQKIDKIGQDFKNDPIQKKEMIRKVMREHRVSPWAKVMVLGVQALILVLLYQVFIGGINGKLGDLYFWVTRPDFINTDFFGFDLGETKNLFWSGLVGAILFLEIFIDYRSKSTGLTKSEVAYMIFFPAACFFILWVLPIAKSIFILTSLCFSFLVIFFRQIFKNKFKIGEAVDVKAK; encoded by the coding sequence ATGCTTCACGTTTTTTGGCACGATTTTCTCTACACCCCACTTCTGAATTTTTTGATTTGGCTTTACAATGGCCCGGCTTTTGGAAATTTAGGCGTGGCGATTATTTATTTAACAATCATTATTCGTATTGTTCTTTTGCCTTTCACCGTTGTTTCGGAACGCAGTAAAATTTTGTATGGAAAACTCAGCCAAAAAATAGATAAGATTGGCCAGGATTTTAAAAACGATCCGATTCAAAAAAAGGAGATGATCCGCAAAGTGATGAGAGAACACAGAGTCAGTCCCTGGGCAAAAGTTATGGTGCTCGGCGTGCAGGCTTTGATCTTGGTTCTCTTGTATCAAGTTTTTATCGGAGGAATTAATGGAAAACTTGGTGATCTTTATTTTTGGGTGACGCGCCCTGATTTTATTAATACTGATTTTTTTGGTTTTGATTTGGGTGAAACAAAAAATTTATTCTGGAGCGGCCTTGTTGGAGCGATTCTTTTTTTAGAAATTTTTATTGACTATCGCAGCAAGTCAACCGGCCTGACTAAATCAGAAGTAGCCTATATGATATTTTTTCCAGCGGCTTGTTTTTTTATCCTTTGGGTTTTGCCAATAGCCAAATCAATTTTTATTTTAACATCGTTGTGTTTTTCTTTTCTCGTGATATTTTTCAGACAGATATTTAAAAATAAATTTAAAATTGGAGAAGCGGTGGACGTTAAGGCAAAATAA
- a CDS encoding prohibitin family protein codes for MADSLDKIMYSFVVEDVLKGFFITVPPGYVACVYDLGRGVLKKVLHPGLHLKIPFWQRAKLFNTQTLEYNISKDFNIDNIRALGDTPIGSVTLDSKSIAIEGTILLRLDMEQIPYIWQNIGEDFVEKIIRPTIRSRLRMIASLYSAQDIVSLQRNQIEMAITNELDRIFHPRGIHVENVLLSEIGHQFGKSNG; via the coding sequence ATGGCTGATTCCTTAGACAAAATAATGTATTCGTTTGTCGTGGAGGACGTCTTAAAGGGTTTTTTCATCACTGTCCCGCCGGGTTATGTTGCCTGCGTTTACGATTTGGGCAGGGGAGTCCTGAAAAAAGTTTTGCATCCGGGTTTGCATCTCAAAATCCCATTTTGGCAGAGAGCCAAACTATTTAATACTCAAACCCTGGAATATAATATCAGCAAGGATTTTAATATTGATAATATCCGAGCTTTGGGCGACACGCCGATCGGTTCGGTAACTTTGGATAGTAAAAGTATAGCGATTGAAGGAACAATTCTTTTGCGGCTGGATATGGAACAGATTCCATATATTTGGCAAAATATTGGCGAAGATTTTGTGGAAAAAATTATTCGGCCGACAATTAGAAGTCGGCTCCGCATGATCGCTTCGCTTTATTCCGCCCAGGATATTGTTTCGCTTCAGAGAAATCAAATCGAAATGGCGATTACCAATGAACTGGACAGAATTTTCCATCCGCGGGGAATTCACGTTGAAAACGTTCTTCTCTCGGAAATTGGACACCAGTTTGGTAAAAGTAACGGGTAA
- a CDS encoding nucleotide exchange factor GrpE: MADDKQKPEEKKDAALSELEACKKQAEEYLNGWKRAKADYLNLKKENETASAELAQFIAGGMLMKFLPVYDGLKRACQIMPSTSSGNNSLSPERAERVEGWAEGILNIKKQFEEVFKSFGVEEIKTIGEKFNPEFHEAISRQKKDGVESDIIIEEVGGGYMMNGKTIIPAKVIVSE, translated from the coding sequence ATGGCAGACGATAAACAAAAACCAGAAGAAAAAAAAGACGCGGCGCTCTCGGAATTGGAAGCGTGTAAAAAACAAGCTGAAGAATATTTAAATGGTTGGAAGCGGGCCAAGGCGGATTATTTGAATTTGAAAAAAGAAAATGAAACAGCCAGCGCGGAATTGGCGCAATTTATCGCGGGCGGAATGTTAATGAAATTTTTGCCGGTTTATGATGGTTTGAAGCGCGCATGTCAGATTATGCCTTCGACAAGCTCAGGCAATAACTCTTTATCCCCTGAGCGAGCGGAGCGAGTCGAAGGGTGGGCCGAGGGAATTTTAAACATTAAAAAACAATTTGAAGAAGTTTTTAAAAGTTTTGGCGTGGAAGAAATAAAAACCATCGGAGAAAAATTCAATCCGGAATTTCACGAAGCGATCAGCCGGCAGAAAAAAGATGGGGTTGAATCCGATATAATTATTGAAGAAGTCGGCGGCGGGTATATGATGAACGGAAAAACGATTATTCCGGCGAAAGTAATTGTCAGCGAATAA
- the murF gene encoding UDP-N-acetylmuramoyl-tripeptide--D-alanyl-D-alanine ligase: MKKIVQKILYFLAKRVLKKYEPEVIGITGSMGKTSTKEAIFAVLSSKFRARQNLKNYNNELGVPLSILGSESGSKSVLKWLGIFFHGIKLILVRDADYPQILVLEMGADHPGDIKYLTELAPCKVGVVTGIGPAHLEFFESIEKIIKEKRIVVSNLKPEGFAVLNRDDEKVYEIREKTRGKILTYGFSSDAEVRAQEEGMIGEGVEISGMNFKLSYAGAMVPIFLPGVLGRQHIYAALAGAAVGITYGMNLVEVAESLKRYQAPKGRMNLILGIKRTLIIDDTYNASPIPTEVALEVMKSIKLPAEDDKKFAVLGDMLELGSFSEEGHKQVGRAVAASGVDYLVTVGERSRDIARAAKEAGMSEDKISNFPTPEEAGLFVQGKMKQGDVVLVKGSQGMRMEKVVKELMAEPLRAYELLVRQDLSWARKRE; encoded by the coding sequence ATGAAAAAAATAGTTCAGAAGATTTTATACTTTTTGGCTAAAAGAGTTTTGAAAAAATACGAGCCAGAAGTGATAGGGATCACGGGAAGCATGGGTAAAACTTCAACTAAAGAGGCTATTTTTGCCGTATTATCTTCTAAATTCCGCGCGCGCCAGAATTTAAAAAATTATAATAATGAACTTGGCGTGCCGCTTTCCATTTTAGGATCTGAATCAGGCAGTAAATCTGTTCTAAAGTGGCTCGGCATATTCTTCCACGGCATAAAATTAATTTTGGTTCGTGATGCCGACTATCCGCAAATTTTAGTTTTGGAAATGGGAGCCGACCATCCGGGCGATATAAAATATCTGACAGAGCTCGCGCCATGCAAGGTGGGCGTTGTGACAGGTATCGGGCCAGCTCATTTGGAATTTTTTGAAAGTATTGAAAAAATAATTAAAGAAAAAAGAATAGTGGTAAGCAATCTCAAGCCCGAAGGTTTCGCGGTCCTAAATCGTGATGACGAAAAAGTTTATGAGATCCGGGAAAAAACACGAGGCAAAATTTTAACTTACGGTTTTAGTTCTGACGCCGAGGTTCGCGCGCAAGAAGAGGGGATGATTGGAGAAGGAGTGGAAATTTCCGGAATGAATTTTAAATTGAGTTATGCCGGCGCAATGGTGCCGATTTTTCTGCCGGGCGTTTTGGGCCGTCAGCATATTTACGCGGCGCTTGCCGGAGCGGCCGTCGGGATTACTTATGGGATGAATCTTGTGGAAGTCGCCGAGAGTTTAAAAAGATACCAGGCGCCAAAAGGCCGGATGAATTTGATTCTAGGAATTAAGAGAACTTTAATTATTGATGATACCTATAACGCTTCGCCAATCCCAACAGAAGTAGCGCTTGAAGTGATGAAATCAATAAAATTACCGGCGGAAGATGATAAAAAATTCGCGGTGCTAGGAGATATGTTGGAACTTGGAAGTTTTAGCGAGGAAGGACATAAACAAGTTGGCCGGGCCGTGGCAGCGAGCGGCGTTGATTATTTGGTGACAGTCGGCGAGCGTTCGCGCGATATTGCGAGGGCGGCGAAAGAAGCTGGGATGAGCGAAGATAAAATTTCAAATTTTCCGACGCCGGAAGAAGCAGGGCTTTTTGTTCAAGGAAAAATGAAACAAGGCGATGTGGTACTCGTCAAAGGTTCGCAGGGAATGAGAATGGAAAAAGTTGTTAAAGAACTTATGGCTGAACCACTGCGGGCGTATGAACTCTTAGTAAGACAAGATTTGTCCTGGGCGCGCAAAAGAGAATAA
- a CDS encoding magnesium transporter — MPEIYPKNSAGGKMIDKQLVPIIRPSQTLDDALKLLQEKMGQFQTINYIYVMDATNKLVGVFSIKKIFQKSCETKISDILTSDVIKAHLHTKPERVALLALKNNLKAIPIVDKENNFLGVVPSDMILGILHNENVEDALLSAGIHKFKDPAVSIIQAPALLHFKKRLPWLILGLAGGTIAAFIVNSFTEILKIQLIFAAFIPSIVYIADAVGAQTQTLYIRSLAIDHKLNFKKYILREIKVGLSLALVLALIMGVVGLLWYKLLLVGLVLALSFFTTIIIAIIVAILLPSLFLKIKLDPAITSGPFATIVRDISSLLIYFLIATIFLNYLS, encoded by the coding sequence ATGCCTGAAATTTATCCAAAAAATTCAGCAGGTGGAAAAATGATAGATAAACAACTAGTGCCCATTATCCGCCCCAGTCAAACTTTAGACGATGCTTTAAAATTGCTTCAAGAAAAAATGGGGCAATTTCAAACAATAAATTATATTTATGTAATGGACGCCACAAATAAACTTGTGGGCGTTTTTTCTATAAAAAAAATTTTCCAAAAATCTTGCGAAACAAAAATTTCAGATATTTTAACTAGTGATGTTATTAAGGCCCATCTCCACACTAAACCGGAAAGGGTTGCTCTTTTAGCTCTAAAAAACAATTTAAAAGCTATTCCCATCGTTGATAAAGAAAATAATTTTCTTGGAGTCGTACCATCTGATATGATTTTGGGGATTTTGCATAATGAAAATGTTGAAGATGCTCTACTTTCAGCTGGTATCCACAAATTCAAGGATCCGGCCGTAAGTATAATTCAAGCACCAGCTCTCCTGCATTTTAAAAAAAGGTTGCCATGGCTAATTCTCGGTCTTGCTGGTGGGACCATCGCCGCTTTTATTGTAAATTCTTTTACTGAAATTTTAAAAATTCAATTAATTTTCGCAGCTTTTATACCATCAATTGTTTATATTGCCGACGCCGTTGGTGCCCAAACCCAGACTCTTTACATCAGGAGTTTAGCGATTGATCACAAATTAAATTTTAAAAAATACATTTTAAGAGAAATAAAAGTCGGCCTTTCCCTGGCTCTAGTTCTGGCCCTTATAATGGGTGTGGTCGGTTTGCTTTGGTATAAATTATTGCTTGTCGGCCTTGTCCTGGCCCTTTCCTTTTTTACAACCATTATTATCGCTATTATTGTCGCTATCCTTCTCCCCTCTTTGTTTTTAAAAATAAAACTTGATCCGGCAATAACAAGCGGTCCTTTCGCCACAATTGTCAGAGACATTTCAAGTCTTCTTATTTACTTTTTGATCGCCACAATTTTCTTAAATTATCTATCTTGA
- a CDS encoding replication-associated recombination protein A, whose product MQDLFDGKLNQDLAKNAPLADRLRPELLDEFEGQEDLVGPDKMLRNLIQNDEIPSMIFWGPPGSGKTTLARIIAKMTKSEFIQMSATASGLADLRKIVSAAQSGRKFNNRRTILFIDEIHRWNKSQQDSLLPYVENGTITLIGATTENPSFEVNSALLSRSRVFVLKSLATENIKNILKRAISDKVRGYGTLDVQILDKTLDYLAGVANGDARIALNALEFAVKASRKVDQKMIQLNQEMIREALQKTHLLYDRAGEEHFNIISALHKSMRGSDADAALYWLGRMVEAGEDPLYIARRLVRFASEDIGLADPQALVQATTAYTACHYLGMPECNVILAQAVAYLSRAPKSNELYTAYGEVQRDIRETENEPVPLHLRNAPTDLMKDLGYGKGYKYNPNFKEPVQQDYFPLKLKGRKYLK is encoded by the coding sequence ATGCAAGACCTATTTGACGGAAAATTAAATCAAGATTTAGCCAAAAACGCGCCACTCGCGGATCGCCTTAGGCCCGAGTTGCTTGATGAGTTTGAGGGACAGGAGGACTTGGTTGGCCCGGACAAAATGCTCCGCAATTTGATTCAAAACGACGAAATTCCTTCAATGATTTTTTGGGGTCCGCCTGGTTCTGGTAAAACAACTCTCGCCCGGATTATTGCAAAAATGACAAAATCCGAATTTATTCAGATGTCGGCGACGGCTTCGGGGCTGGCTGATCTGCGGAAAATTGTTTCCGCGGCGCAAAGCGGGCGAAAGTTTAATAACCGCCGGACAATTTTATTTATTGATGAAATCCACCGCTGGAATAAATCGCAACAAGATTCGCTTTTGCCGTACGTGGAAAACGGAACAATTACTTTAATCGGCGCGACCACGGAAAATCCATCATTTGAAGTTAACTCCGCCCTACTTTCCCGCTCGCGGGTTTTTGTTTTAAAATCTTTAGCCACAGAAAATATAAAAAATATTTTGAAGCGGGCGATTTCCGACAAGGTTCGCGGTTATGGAACACTTGACGTGCAGATTCTTGACAAGACTCTCGACTATTTGGCTGGAGTAGCCAATGGTGACGCGCGGATTGCCTTGAATGCCTTGGAGTTTGCAGTGAAGGCTTCTCGAAAAGTAGATCAAAAAATGATACAATTAAATCAGGAAATGATTCGCGAAGCGTTGCAAAAAACTCATTTACTTTACGACCGGGCCGGCGAAGAACATTTCAATATTATTTCCGCGCTTCATAAATCAATGCGAGGTTCGGATGCCGACGCGGCTCTTTATTGGCTTGGCCGGATGGTTGAGGCAGGGGAAGATCCGCTCTATATTGCCCGCCGTTTAGTTCGTTTCGCTTCGGAGGATATTGGCCTGGCTGATCCGCAGGCCTTGGTGCAAGCGACGACGGCTTACACCGCTTGCCATTATTTGGGTATGCCGGAATGCAACGTGATTTTGGCGCAAGCCGTGGCATATCTTTCTCGCGCTCCGAAGTCAAATGAACTTTATACTGCTTACGGCGAAGTCCAGCGTGATATCCGGGAAACGGAAAACGAACCAGTGCCGCTACATTTGCGGAATGCTCCGACAGACTTGATGAAAGATTTGGGATATGGAAAAGGATATAAATATAATCCAAATTTTAAAGAGCCGGTGCAGCAAGATTATTTTCCACTAAAATTAAAAGGAAGAAAATATTTAAAATAA
- a CDS encoding DUF262 domain-containing protein: protein MNLPEPLHKQFSNLMDDIQTGRLKIPQFQREFVWDIKKSASLLDSIIKGYPVGTFIFWKTKDRLRSVKDIGNLNLPEPAVGDYVNFVLDGQQRITSLFAAFKGEKILRSDGKTEDFSEIYIDLDAKEDEKIVTSEVDDGNSKNLIKLKDLLYGGITFLAKYPENYLHKLEEYKKRIESYNYSVIQVNEVPIDVATEIFTRINVGGKPLSLFEIMVAKTYDYDKNFELSEKFDALVENLKNVNYETISDATVLQIISLILTKECKRKIILKLKKDEFIDKWDEVVNAIESAVDYFRSFYRIPVSQILPYNALLVPFSYFFYYHKDKPTGDKQKYLQDFFWRVSLSGRYSSSVESKLAQDIKRIDKILEDKLPDYDWPINLSPEFIKNNGWFSAGRSYIKAILCIYAYHQPKSFNDNSLVNISNYWLKQANSKNYHHFFPRAYLSRLNKDEKMINHIANITIVDDFLNKREIKDKPPSKYMEKFKKENPHLSETMKTHLINDIDNMGIWEDNYELFFEKRIESISKDIEKRIIPQEIDGKPQADLSDDDSVESSEQE, encoded by the coding sequence ATGAACTTGCCAGAGCCTCTGCATAAACAATTTTCTAATCTCATGGATGATATCCAAACGGGGAGGTTGAAGATACCTCAGTTTCAAAGAGAATTTGTTTGGGATATAAAAAAATCAGCAAGCCTACTCGATAGTATAATTAAAGGATATCCAGTTGGTACTTTTATTTTTTGGAAAACAAAAGATAGATTAAGATCTGTTAAAGATATAGGCAATCTGAATCTTCCAGAGCCGGCCGTCGGTGATTATGTTAATTTTGTCTTAGATGGTCAGCAACGAATTACCAGTCTTTTCGCTGCATTTAAGGGAGAAAAAATATTGAGAAGCGATGGAAAAACAGAGGATTTTTCAGAAATATATATTGATTTAGACGCGAAGGAAGACGAAAAAATAGTTACTTCAGAGGTTGACGACGGGAATTCAAAAAATTTAATAAAATTAAAGGATTTGCTATATGGGGGAATTACATTTCTCGCCAAATATCCAGAAAACTACCTGCATAAACTTGAAGAATACAAAAAGAGAATTGAATCTTATAATTATTCCGTGATACAGGTTAATGAAGTACCCATAGATGTTGCTACTGAAATTTTTACAAGAATCAATGTTGGTGGTAAGCCACTGTCGTTATTTGAAATTATGGTTGCAAAGACATATGACTATGACAAAAATTTTGAACTTTCTGAAAAATTTGATGCCCTAGTTGAAAATTTAAAAAATGTTAATTACGAAACTATTTCTGATGCAACGGTATTACAGATTATTTCTTTAATATTAACAAAAGAATGCAAGAGAAAAATTATTTTAAAATTGAAGAAAGATGAATTTATTGACAAGTGGGACGAAGTTGTAAACGCAATCGAAAGCGCGGTGGATTACTTTAGAAGTTTCTACAGAATTCCTGTTTCGCAGATACTGCCGTATAATGCTTTGCTTGTGCCATTTTCATATTTTTTCTACTACCATAAGGACAAACCGACCGGAGACAAACAAAAATACCTTCAAGATTTTTTTTGGCGAGTATCTTTATCCGGTAGATATTCATCGTCGGTTGAAAGTAAATTAGCGCAGGACATTAAGAGAATAGATAAAATTTTAGAAGATAAATTACCGGATTATGACTGGCCAATTAATTTATCGCCCGAATTCATAAAAAATAATGGCTGGTTTAGCGCCGGCAGAAGTTATATAAAAGCAATATTATGTATCTATGCCTATCACCAGCCAAAATCTTTTAACGACAACTCACTTGTAAATATTAGTAATTACTGGTTAAAACAAGCGAATAGCAAAAATTATCATCATTTTTTTCCACGTGCCTATTTAAGTAGATTGAATAAAGATGAAAAAATGATAAATCATATAGCTAACATAACTATTGTCGACGATTTTCTTAATAAAAGAGAAATTAAAGATAAGCCGCCATCCAAGTACATGGAAAAATTTAAAAAAGAAAACCCTCATCTTTCAGAAACAATGAAAACCCACCTGATTAATGATATTGATAATATGGGAATTTGGGAAGATAATTATGAATTGTTTTTTGAAAAAAGAATTGAATCGATTAGTAAGGATATTGAAAAAAGAATAATCCCACAAGAAATTGATGGGAAACCACAGGCTGATTTATCGGATGATGACTCCGTAGAAAGTTCAGAACAAGAATAG
- a CDS encoding penicillin-binding protein 2: MSRFRKRKKFRERASEGDRRLKIIKIVIFLFAGVIALRLFSLQVLNNDFYSALAAGQHDIYKAIFPERGRILMQETGGSNTSQDEKLYPLATNQSLYLIYVDPRKIENAEELSKKLVDILYVREKKEGERLTAEEIEAVEKSEKEKLGEEFLAKLKKENDPYEPLRHGVAEVTLEKIKELGAGGVGYIEEEARYYPENNLGSHFLGFVGTKDNKKIGQYGLEGYFEEELGGVQGFLSSEKDVGGRWIPVSGREWQKAEDGADIVITIDRNIEYFACGKLKEAVERHGADGGSVIIMDPKTGAILAMCSYPDFNPNEYAKVEDINIYNNPTIFSQYEPGSIFKAITIAAALDVGKITPTTTYVDEGEIKVDDRTIKNSDLKAHGVQTMTQVLDESLNTGAVFAVNTIGPEVFKKYVEDFGFGTRTGIELDFENPGSISSLGKKGKIWSATGSFGQGISVTPIQVVTAFSAIANGGKLVKPYIVDRIIKSDGAIIKTEPKIIHQAISGRTSALLGGMLVSVVENGHGKRAGVSGYYVAGKTGTAQVAKRDGSGYEKDVTIGSFVGFAPVEDPKFVMLTKIDHPRTTIWAEATAAPLFGEIAKFVLNYMKVPPSR; the protein is encoded by the coding sequence ATGAGTAGATTCAGAAAGAGAAAAAAATTTCGCGAAAGGGCGAGCGAGGGAGATCGCCGTTTAAAAATTATCAAGATAGTTATTTTTTTATTCGCGGGAGTGATTGCTCTTCGCCTTTTTAGTTTACAGGTTTTGAATAATGATTTTTATTCCGCTCTCGCCGCCGGACAGCACGATATTTACAAAGCGATTTTTCCCGAGCGCGGAAGAATTTTGATGCAGGAAACCGGTGGCAGCAACACGTCGCAAGATGAAAAACTGTATCCCTTGGCCACGAATCAATCATTATACCTTATCTATGTTGATCCTCGTAAAATAGAAAATGCCGAAGAATTATCAAAAAAATTAGTTGATATCTTGTACGTGAGAGAGAAAAAAGAAGGCGAAAGGTTGACGGCGGAAGAAATTGAAGCAGTGGAAAAATCGGAAAAAGAAAAGTTGGGAGAAGAATTTTTGGCAAAATTAAAAAAAGAAAATGATCCATACGAACCCCTGCGCCATGGGGTGGCAGAGGTGACGCTTGAAAAAATCAAGGAACTTGGGGCAGGGGGAGTCGGCTATATTGAAGAGGAGGCGCGTTATTATCCGGAAAATAATTTGGGCAGTCATTTTTTGGGATTTGTTGGGACAAAAGATAATAAAAAAATTGGGCAATACGGACTTGAAGGTTATTTTGAAGAAGAGCTTGGCGGCGTTCAAGGTTTTCTTTCATCGGAAAAAGACGTGGGCGGCCGATGGATTCCGGTTTCCGGGCGGGAATGGCAAAAGGCCGAGGACGGCGCGGATATTGTTATTACCATCGATAGAAATATTGAATATTTCGCCTGCGGAAAATTGAAAGAAGCTGTGGAGCGTCATGGCGCGGACGGCGGTTCGGTGATAATTATGGATCCGAAAACTGGGGCGATTCTCGCGATGTGTTCTTATCCGGATTTTAACCCAAATGAATATGCCAAAGTAGAAGACATTAATATTTATAACAATCCAACGATTTTTTCTCAGTACGAACCAGGATCAATTTTCAAAGCCATAACTATTGCCGCGGCGTTGGACGTGGGAAAAATTACGCCGACGACCACTTATGTTGACGAGGGAGAAATAAAAGTTGATGATCGCACGATTAAAAATTCCGATTTGAAAGCGCATGGGGTGCAAACAATGACGCAGGTTTTAGATGAATCATTAAATACCGGCGCGGTTTTTGCTGTTAATACAATTGGTCCAGAGGTTTTTAAAAAATACGTAGAAGATTTCGGATTTGGAACGCGGACAGGGATTGAGTTGGATTTTGAAAATCCTGGTAGTATTAGTTCTTTGGGTAAAAAGGGAAAAATTTGGAGCGCCACAGGATCGTTTGGCCAAGGGATTTCCGTCACGCCGATTCAGGTTGTAACCGCTTTTTCAGCGATCGCGAACGGCGGAAAATTGGTTAAGCCATACATTGTTGACCGAATTATAAAAAGTGATGGTGCAATAATAAAAACCGAGCCGAAAATTATCCATCAGGCGATCTCTGGGAGAACATCAGCTCTTTTGGGAGGAATGCTTGTTTCCGTGGTGGAAAACGGCCATGGCAAGCGGGCTGGCGTTTCCGGATACTACGTGGCGGGAAAAACCGGTACGGCCCAAGTCGCGAAAAGAGATGGAAGCGGCTATGAAAAAGATGTCACCATCGGCTCATTTGTCGGCTTCGCGCCAGTGGAAGATCCGAAATTTGTTATGTTGACAAAGATAGATCATCCTCGCACCACTATCTGGGCCGAAGCTACGGCCGCGCCGCTATTTGGCGAAATTGCTAAATTTGTGCTAAACTATATGAAAGTACCTCCAAGCAGGTAA
- a CDS encoding Hsp20/alpha crystallin family protein encodes MPIIKWNPWEQFGELDRFFEEGAGGFVPALDIYQTKDAVVVETPLAGIDPEDVEISIENDILSVNGKTERQSEVDEKNFYRKEVRYGSFHRSVRLPVAVLGGKAEAKSENGMLKITIPKAPEAKSRAIRVKVVKGKK; translated from the coding sequence ATGCCAATTATCAAATGGAATCCTTGGGAACAATTTGGAGAGTTAGACAGATTTTTTGAAGAAGGCGCGGGAGGTTTTGTCCCGGCGTTGGATATTTATCAAACCAAAGACGCGGTCGTTGTTGAAACTCCGCTTGCCGGCATTGATCCGGAAGATGTGGAAATTTCCATTGAAAACGATATCTTGTCCGTCAACGGAAAAACCGAACGGCAAAGTGAAGTTGATGAAAAGAATTTTTACCGCAAAGAAGTCCGCTACGGAAGTTTTCACCGCTCGGTCCGTTTGCCGGTCGCTGTCCTTGGCGGCAAAGCCGAAGCCAAATCGGAAAATGGAATGTTGAAAATCACAATCCCCAAAGCGCCGGAAGCGAAGAGCAGGGCGATTAGGGTGAAAGTGGTGAAGGGGAAGAAATAA